One region of Microbacterium rhizosphaerae genomic DNA includes:
- the gabT gene encoding 4-aminobutyrate--2-oxoglutarate transaminase — MSIVDTTVPVGGPTLTQERRLVTAIPGPRSQELLDRKAAAVAAGVGHTVPVHAVAAGGGVIVDADGNSLIDLGSGIAVTTVGNAHPKVVAAIQAQAAQFTHTCFMVSPYESYVEVAEALNRVTPGDHAKKSALFNSGAEAVENAVKIARKYTGKQAVVAFDHGYHGRTNLTMALTAKSMPYKSGFGPFAPEIYRAPLSYPFRDGLTGPEAAQRAISMIEKQIGADNLAAIIIEPIQGEGGFIVPADGFLPALVDWCTANGVVFIADEVQTGFARTGTMFASEQFGIVPDLITTAKGIAGGMPLAAVTGRAEIMDASHSGGLGGTYGGNPVACAAAVAAIDAFENDGLAGRAQEIGAILTARLSALQAADPRVGDVRGLGAMVAAEFVDPITKEPDAALTAAVAKACIAEGVVVLTCGTYGNVIRFLPPLSIGDDLLGEGLDIVAAALAAH, encoded by the coding sequence ATGAGCATCGTCGACACCACCGTTCCCGTCGGCGGCCCCACCCTGACCCAGGAGCGCCGCCTCGTCACCGCCATCCCCGGCCCGCGCTCCCAGGAGCTGCTCGACCGCAAGGCCGCAGCCGTCGCCGCCGGCGTCGGCCACACCGTCCCCGTCCACGCGGTCGCCGCCGGCGGCGGAGTCATCGTCGACGCCGACGGCAACTCGCTGATCGACCTCGGCTCGGGCATCGCCGTCACGACGGTCGGCAACGCGCACCCGAAGGTCGTCGCGGCCATCCAGGCGCAGGCTGCCCAGTTCACCCACACGTGCTTCATGGTCTCGCCGTACGAGTCCTACGTCGAGGTGGCCGAGGCGCTGAACCGCGTGACCCCCGGCGACCACGCCAAGAAGAGCGCGCTGTTCAACTCGGGCGCCGAGGCCGTCGAGAACGCGGTCAAGATCGCGCGCAAGTACACCGGCAAGCAGGCCGTCGTCGCGTTCGACCACGGCTACCACGGCCGCACCAACCTCACGATGGCCCTGACCGCCAAGTCGATGCCCTACAAGAGCGGCTTCGGCCCGTTCGCGCCGGAGATCTACCGCGCGCCGCTGTCCTACCCGTTCCGTGACGGCCTCACCGGCCCTGAGGCCGCCCAGCGCGCCATCTCGATGATCGAGAAGCAGATCGGCGCCGACAACCTCGCCGCGATCATCATCGAGCCCATCCAGGGCGAGGGCGGCTTCATCGTCCCGGCCGACGGCTTCCTGCCGGCCCTCGTCGACTGGTGCACGGCCAACGGCGTCGTCTTCATCGCCGACGAGGTCCAGACGGGCTTCGCCCGCACCGGCACGATGTTCGCGAGCGAGCAGTTCGGCATCGTCCCCGACCTCATCACGACGGCCAAGGGCATCGCGGGCGGCATGCCGCTCGCGGCGGTCACCGGTCGCGCGGAGATCATGGATGCCTCGCACTCCGGCGGCCTCGGCGGCACCTACGGCGGCAACCCGGTCGCGTGCGCTGCGGCCGTCGCCGCGATCGACGCCTTCGAGAACGACGGCCTCGCCGGTCGCGCGCAGGAGATCGGCGCCATCCTCACGGCCCGCCTGAGCGCGCTGCAGGCCGCCGACCCGCGTGTCGGCGACGTGCGCGGCCTCGGCGCGATGGTCGCAGCCGAGTTCGTCGACCCGATCACGAAGGAGCCCGACGCGGCCCTCACCGCGGCCGTCGCCAAGGCGTGCATCGCCGAGGGCGTCGTCGTTCTCACGTGCGGCACCTACGGCAACGTCATCCGCTTCCTGCCGCCGCTGTCGATCGGCGACGACCTGCTGGGCGAGGGCCTGGACATCGTCGCCGCCGCGCTCGCGGCCCACTGA
- a CDS encoding PucR family transcriptional regulator, which translates to MAVDPAPVPTLESLLARRELHLRPIGGISPDVASRPVRWVHNSDLVDPTPFLADDLVLLTTGTQFAGEADDSVAYADYVRRVVSRGIIALGFGTEVVREGVPAGLVAACGELGMPLFEVPYRTPFIAVARANAEAVAAQAYARRSWALDAQRAIALAALRPDGLGATLAELAKQLHTWVGLFDASGQLTREHPAHGLDAASLAIATDEASALLRRGSRAGAALHDSLEAGRTPLTLQTLGRTGHLRGVIAIAVGELDPEGRGVVTAVVAMAGLALEQSRGLARAMAALRSALVESLLTDEPALARRIARDLVGGLPAAPIAVAVADVSRSDTLDEWLDLQSAEHRSGLAFGWHEHELVLVTSATDTRLVAALADRFSARVGVSSAVGYAGFSGAHSEARTALHRGGDGVSTFAQVQAAGMLAALDNDDARALAAGMLEPLVRSDAEDGTALVDTVRAWLENDTRIEAAASALGVHRHTVRARIALAQRLLGLDLSSFAARAELWTAVQVAG; encoded by the coding sequence ATGGCCGTCGACCCTGCACCCGTTCCGACCCTCGAGAGCCTTCTCGCACGCCGCGAGCTGCACCTCCGGCCCATCGGCGGCATCTCCCCCGACGTCGCGTCGCGTCCCGTGCGCTGGGTGCACAACAGCGACCTCGTCGACCCCACGCCGTTCCTCGCGGACGACCTCGTGCTCCTGACCACCGGCACGCAGTTCGCCGGCGAGGCCGACGACTCCGTCGCCTACGCGGACTACGTGCGCCGCGTGGTGAGTCGCGGCATCATCGCCCTCGGCTTCGGCACCGAGGTCGTGCGCGAGGGGGTGCCGGCGGGCCTCGTGGCCGCGTGCGGCGAGCTCGGCATGCCGCTGTTCGAGGTGCCGTATCGCACGCCGTTCATCGCCGTGGCCCGCGCCAACGCCGAGGCGGTCGCGGCGCAGGCGTACGCCCGGCGGTCGTGGGCCCTCGACGCGCAGCGCGCGATCGCGCTGGCGGCTCTGCGCCCCGACGGGCTCGGCGCGACCCTCGCCGAGCTCGCGAAGCAGCTGCACACGTGGGTCGGGCTGTTCGACGCATCCGGACAGCTCACGCGCGAGCATCCGGCACACGGACTGGATGCGGCGAGCCTCGCCATCGCCACGGACGAGGCGTCCGCGCTCCTGCGGCGCGGATCGCGTGCGGGCGCGGCGCTGCACGATTCTCTCGAGGCCGGCCGCACTCCCCTCACCCTGCAGACTCTCGGCCGCACCGGCCACCTGCGCGGGGTGATCGCCATCGCGGTGGGAGAGCTCGACCCCGAGGGCCGCGGGGTGGTCACCGCCGTCGTCGCGATGGCGGGCCTGGCCCTCGAGCAGTCCCGCGGGCTGGCGCGCGCGATGGCGGCGCTGCGATCCGCCCTGGTCGAGTCGCTCCTCACGGACGAGCCCGCGCTCGCGCGCCGCATCGCCCGCGACCTCGTCGGCGGACTGCCCGCCGCGCCGATCGCCGTGGCCGTCGCGGATGTCAGCCGCTCGGACACCCTCGACGAATGGCTCGACCTGCAGTCCGCGGAGCACCGCAGCGGCCTCGCCTTCGGGTGGCACGAACACGAGCTCGTGCTCGTCACGTCGGCGACAGACACGCGGCTGGTCGCCGCGCTCGCCGACCGGTTCAGCGCGCGGGTCGGCGTCTCGTCGGCGGTCGGCTACGCCGGGTTCTCCGGCGCCCACTCCGAGGCGCGCACCGCGCTGCACCGCGGCGGCGACGGCGTCTCGACCTTCGCGCAGGTGCAGGCGGCCGGCATGCTCGCCGCCCTCGACAACGACGACGCCCGGGCCCTCGCCGCGGGGATGCTGGAGCCCCTCGTGCGCAGCGACGCCGAGGACGGCACGGCCCTCGTCGACACCGTGCGCGCGTGGCTCGAGAACGACACGCGCATCGAGGCCGCCGCATCCGCGCTCGGCGTCCACCGGCACACGGTCCGGGCGCGCATCGCGCTGGCGCAGCGTCTGCTCGGGCTCGACCTCTCGTCGTTCGCGGCGCGCGCCGAGCTCTGGACCGCCGTGCAGGTCGCCGGCTGA
- a CDS encoding OmpL47-type beta-barrel domain-containing protein, with protein MTRALGAAVVAATAVAAAVLPLSSPAAQAAGQVRAAAADQPSTTSASDPKTAYLFAYFEGEQYGGEQIRFGLSEGNDALHWIDLNGGDPVLTSTMGTTGLRDPFIMRSHDGSKFYMLATDLKIYPNGNFTVAQQTGSLNLEIWESTDLVHWGAQRQVKVSSDYAGNTWAPEAYWDDASQQYIVFWASALYPTTSTSGRSISTSYQRMMYATTTDFQTFSAPQAWTDVKRGTGLGMIDSDVIKEGDYFYRFTKDEAYMIPRLERSKVLTATEAGSLATTANDPATGWQLVKEKVGLGLDNQWGGTFTGGEGPTVFEANDGDATTGGLPTWYLFMDQPSYHGGKGYVPFATHDLSDPNGWYSVADQSQLPTSPRHGTVLPITQAEYDRLLAAYQPDQLVTSIDDATVTTVAGTQVDLPKTVTAHYADGSTKDAPAAWPAVDPSVWQTPGIRTFAAAPIAGSTETDTLTVVVGDGTAPLTTLTAPDGWSQTPVDVTATATDDSGVATVHTNVDGVAADTAGAQATVHVAGDGTHAVTASATDIYRTDGPSATATVRIDGTAPLSKSAYDDATRRLTLTAVDATSGVARIEFSLDGGAWGTYTGPITVPGSVASVSYRAVDDAGNVEATRTQAVPTVVVMSDTKTAVKLAATSLKAGKADASATVAVTDGARAITTGYVLVRVTFGGAEVYSALVQAGGTVTIPRSALREDGSYTVSARFLGTATLNPSSGTATLTAR; from the coding sequence ATGACCAGGGCACTGGGTGCCGCGGTCGTCGCGGCGACGGCCGTCGCGGCCGCCGTGCTCCCGCTCAGCTCTCCCGCCGCACAGGCCGCGGGGCAGGTGCGGGCCGCCGCGGCGGACCAGCCATCCACCACCTCCGCATCGGATCCGAAGACCGCCTACCTGTTCGCCTACTTCGAGGGCGAGCAGTACGGCGGCGAGCAGATCCGGTTCGGGCTGTCCGAGGGCAACGACGCGCTGCACTGGATCGACCTCAACGGCGGCGACCCGGTGCTCACATCGACGATGGGCACGACGGGGCTGCGCGACCCGTTCATCATGCGCTCGCACGACGGCTCGAAGTTCTACATGCTCGCGACCGACCTGAAGATCTACCCGAACGGGAACTTCACGGTCGCGCAGCAGACGGGTTCGCTCAACCTGGAGATCTGGGAGTCGACCGACCTCGTGCACTGGGGCGCGCAGCGCCAGGTCAAGGTGTCGAGCGACTATGCAGGCAACACGTGGGCGCCTGAGGCGTATTGGGACGACGCGTCGCAGCAGTACATCGTGTTCTGGGCGTCGGCGCTGTACCCGACGACCTCGACCAGCGGCCGGAGCATCTCCACGAGCTACCAGCGGATGATGTACGCCACGACGACCGACTTCCAGACCTTCAGCGCGCCGCAGGCCTGGACCGACGTCAAGCGCGGCACCGGGCTCGGCATGATCGACTCCGACGTCATCAAGGAGGGCGACTACTTCTACCGCTTCACGAAGGACGAGGCGTACATGATCCCCCGCCTGGAGCGCTCGAAGGTGCTCACCGCGACCGAGGCCGGCTCGCTCGCGACCACGGCGAACGACCCGGCGACCGGATGGCAGCTCGTGAAAGAGAAGGTCGGCCTCGGCCTCGACAACCAGTGGGGCGGCACGTTCACCGGCGGTGAGGGCCCCACGGTGTTCGAGGCGAACGACGGGGATGCCACGACCGGCGGCCTGCCGACCTGGTACCTGTTCATGGACCAGCCGAGCTACCACGGCGGCAAGGGCTATGTGCCGTTCGCGACGCACGACCTGTCCGACCCGAACGGCTGGTACTCGGTGGCGGACCAGTCGCAGCTGCCGACCTCCCCGCGCCACGGCACCGTGCTCCCGATCACGCAGGCCGAGTATGACCGGCTGCTCGCGGCCTACCAGCCCGATCAGCTCGTCACCTCGATCGACGACGCGACGGTGACCACGGTCGCCGGAACGCAGGTCGACCTGCCGAAGACCGTCACGGCGCACTACGCCGACGGCTCGACGAAGGATGCGCCGGCCGCCTGGCCGGCGGTCGACCCGTCGGTGTGGCAGACGCCGGGGATCCGCACGTTCGCGGCGGCGCCGATCGCAGGGTCCACCGAGACCGACACGCTGACCGTGGTCGTCGGCGACGGCACCGCGCCCCTCACGACGCTCACCGCGCCGGACGGCTGGTCGCAGACGCCGGTCGACGTGACCGCCACCGCGACCGACGACTCGGGCGTCGCGACCGTGCACACGAACGTCGACGGCGTCGCGGCCGACACCGCGGGCGCCCAGGCGACGGTGCACGTCGCAGGAGACGGCACGCACGCCGTCACGGCCTCGGCGACGGACATCTACCGCACCGACGGACCCTCCGCGACGGCGACGGTCCGCATCGACGGCACCGCGCCCCTGTCGAAGTCCGCGTACGACGACGCGACGCGGCGCCTCACACTGACGGCGGTGGATGCCACGTCCGGTGTCGCCCGCATCGAGTTCAGCCTCGACGGGGGCGCATGGGGCACCTACACCGGCCCGATCACGGTGCCGGGGTCGGTGGCATCCGTCTCGTATCGCGCGGTCGACGACGCGGGCAACGTCGAGGCCACGCGCACGCAGGCCGTGCCCACGGTCGTGGTGATGAGCGACACGAAGACGGCGGTGAAGCTCGCGGCGACGAGCCTCAAGGCGGGCAAGGCGGATGCGTCCGCCACAGTCGCCGTGACGGACGGCGCTCGTGCGATCACGACCGGGTACGTCCTGGTGCGCGTGACCTTCGGCGGCGCCGAGGTGTACAGCGCTCTCGTGCAGGCCGGCGGCACCGTCACGATCCCGCGCAGTGCACTCAGGGAGGATGGCTCGTACACCGTGTCTGCGAGGTTCCTCGGCACGGCGACGCTGAACCCCTCGTCGGGAACGGCGACGCTCACGGCGAGGTAG
- a CDS encoding alpha-L-arabinofuranosidase C-terminal domain-containing protein, whose protein sequence is MKRTALASVAVWGMVALSVPLTGPAASAADSPPADSTPDASTPIADSFDATTLDPRWSITNPDAANYSVGGGKLSITGQLGDTYQTNNSAKNVFFWDVPNGDFTAVTHVDATVSKVYQGAGLIAGSDLDNYVREGLTYVGGLSPSGTAIETDAESNAAFSALGFEDRPASTGETLRMQRVGSTLTTSYWVNGAWKALATRTLDVAVTKVGLYALGALDGTVTPAAFDYFALQTGTPAPITVPSDFTLATGGSSLALDGNHVVVATTASATTPVFHVASQTPGSGTTPTAVTLQVAGRPVVIDGGAVTLGDLAATPTTFQVTDAAGGLVSLRTDAGGLGNASGQLAVVPDDQALRFALTKVVKADASQIDVAADRTLVKSSPNLYGVFYEDINDAADGGLYAELVRNRSFEFSTADNKSYTSLTAWEKLARGAGAGSTSAVVDDDGRLNDMNRNYLRLQAAGAGAGIRNSGYNSGVAVASGRSYDFSVWAKSTVAQTLTVQVEDAANSRTFATATVDVDGSGTWKKYAATLTATGTTDAGRLAVLTGAASTLSLDMVSLFPEDTWVGPVNGKSVLRADLAQKVADLHPKFLRFPGGCVTNVGTFKSYAESGYTDRTRTYQWKETIGPVESRPTNWNFWGYNQSYGIGYLEYMEFAEDIGAVPLPVLSVGANGCGSTIPEMTDPVQIQRWVQDTLDLIEFATGDATTTWGAVRASLGHPKPFAMPYIGLGNEENTTTFEANFPKFEAAIRAKYPDVKIISNSGPADSGTRFDTLWAYDKSQKVDLVDEHYYNDPTWFLTHNSRYDSYDRTGPHVFLGEYASKGNTQYNAVSEAAYMTGLERNSDVVDLASYAPLFANVDNVQWAPDAIWYDNTTSWVSPDYWVQQMFSTNKGDEIVPSTQTGGLLSNPPISGGVFLSTWNTAARFDNVKVTGADGSTFFSDGFADASKWQRQSGTWSATGGVYAQTATNVTDARSIVTGAYGKDWTDYSFEVDATKTAGSEGFLLGFGATGSNSFYWWNLGGWGNTRMALQKATGGSANEVAAKEGVSVTTGKTYHLKVQITGRKIQLFQDGVLMISYDDASTQQELFNVVSRDSATGDIVVKMVNASDRTQSTTVNLNGVKVRDTGTQTVLAAAKSATNSKAAPSAVAPVTQTVTGLSDSSVHDLAPWSVTFLRMHTVDSVPPVITLGALPAQAGNGWWAPGTTVTASAADNRNALASFEYRIDGGDWTAAQSASAAAAALTGHGAHTVEFRATDADGNAATTRPTTLQIDGQGPLTRADLDAAARTVALTAVDGESGVDRSEYRIGDAAWQTYSGPFAIGDQAASIAYRSVDEAGNVEAFSTLEVAAKGAPLAASTSEATVASTTVDAGSNVPIAIRVTAAHRVTGTVAVSEGDRVNDTAILDDGVALLTVPRIAKGTHTFTVAYSGNGEVGASTATVTITAKPRTASLSVDVADRKVPIATSQVVTITGPDDATGDVRATVTRGSTVVAVVTAAFDHGTARIVIPAEALMSKGGYSVAVAYDGDDVYAPARLRADFTVVKAS, encoded by the coding sequence GTGAAGAGAACTGCGCTCGCGAGCGTCGCCGTCTGGGGCATGGTCGCCCTGTCGGTGCCGCTGACCGGACCCGCGGCATCCGCCGCCGACAGTCCGCCCGCTGACAGCACGCCCGATGCGAGCACGCCCATCGCGGACTCGTTCGACGCGACGACGCTCGATCCTCGCTGGAGCATCACCAACCCGGACGCGGCGAACTACAGCGTCGGCGGCGGCAAGCTGTCGATCACCGGGCAGCTGGGCGACACCTACCAGACCAACAACTCGGCGAAGAACGTCTTCTTCTGGGACGTCCCCAACGGCGACTTCACCGCCGTCACGCATGTCGACGCGACCGTGTCGAAGGTCTACCAGGGCGCGGGCCTCATCGCGGGCTCCGACCTCGACAACTACGTCCGGGAGGGCCTCACGTACGTGGGCGGCCTCTCTCCGAGCGGCACGGCGATCGAGACGGACGCCGAGTCGAACGCCGCCTTCAGCGCGCTCGGGTTCGAGGACCGCCCCGCATCCACCGGCGAGACGCTCCGCATGCAGCGCGTCGGCAGCACGCTGACGACGAGCTACTGGGTGAATGGCGCCTGGAAGGCCCTCGCCACCCGCACCCTCGACGTCGCCGTCACGAAGGTCGGCCTGTACGCGCTGGGCGCACTCGACGGCACGGTCACTCCGGCGGCCTTCGACTACTTCGCCCTGCAGACGGGCACGCCGGCGCCGATCACCGTGCCGAGCGACTTCACGCTCGCGACCGGCGGGTCGTCGCTCGCGCTCGACGGCAACCACGTCGTGGTCGCCACCACCGCCTCCGCGACGACCCCGGTCTTCCACGTCGCCTCGCAGACCCCCGGCTCCGGAACGACGCCGACCGCGGTGACGCTGCAGGTGGCGGGGCGCCCCGTCGTGATCGACGGCGGCGCCGTCACGCTCGGCGACCTCGCCGCGACCCCGACGACCTTCCAGGTGACCGACGCCGCGGGCGGCCTCGTGTCGCTGCGGACGGATGCCGGCGGCCTCGGCAACGCATCCGGTCAGCTGGCCGTCGTCCCCGACGACCAGGCGCTGCGGTTCGCCCTCACGAAGGTGGTGAAGGCCGATGCGTCGCAGATCGACGTCGCCGCCGACCGGACGCTCGTCAAGAGCTCGCCGAACCTCTACGGCGTGTTCTACGAGGACATCAACGACGCGGCGGACGGCGGTCTCTACGCGGAACTCGTTCGCAACCGGTCGTTCGAGTTCTCGACGGCGGACAACAAGTCCTACACGTCGCTCACCGCATGGGAGAAGCTCGCCCGCGGCGCGGGCGCAGGCTCCACGTCGGCCGTCGTCGACGACGACGGGCGGCTCAACGACATGAACCGCAACTACCTTCGGCTGCAGGCCGCCGGCGCCGGCGCGGGCATCCGCAACAGCGGCTACAACAGCGGCGTCGCCGTCGCGTCGGGCAGGTCGTACGACTTCTCGGTGTGGGCGAAGTCCACGGTCGCGCAGACCCTCACCGTGCAGGTGGAGGATGCCGCGAACTCGAGGACGTTCGCGACGGCCACCGTCGACGTCGACGGCTCCGGCACGTGGAAGAAGTACGCGGCGACGCTCACCGCGACGGGAACCACCGACGCCGGCCGCCTGGCGGTGCTCACGGGCGCAGCATCCACCCTCTCCCTGGACATGGTGTCGCTCTTCCCGGAGGACACGTGGGTGGGTCCGGTGAACGGCAAGAGCGTCTTGCGCGCCGACCTCGCGCAGAAGGTCGCCGACCTGCACCCGAAGTTCCTCCGCTTCCCCGGCGGCTGCGTGACGAACGTGGGCACCTTCAAGAGCTACGCGGAGTCGGGCTACACCGACCGCACGCGCACGTACCAGTGGAAGGAGACCATCGGCCCGGTGGAGTCGCGTCCGACCAACTGGAACTTCTGGGGCTACAACCAGTCGTACGGCATCGGCTACCTGGAGTACATGGAGTTCGCCGAGGACATCGGCGCCGTCCCGCTGCCGGTCCTCTCGGTCGGCGCGAACGGCTGCGGCTCGACGATCCCCGAGATGACGGACCCGGTCCAGATCCAGCGCTGGGTGCAGGACACCCTCGATCTCATCGAGTTCGCCACGGGTGACGCGACCACGACGTGGGGTGCGGTGCGGGCGAGCCTCGGACACCCGAAGCCGTTCGCGATGCCCTACATCGGTCTCGGCAACGAGGAGAACACGACGACGTTCGAGGCGAACTTCCCCAAGTTCGAGGCGGCCATCCGGGCGAAGTACCCGGACGTCAAGATCATCTCGAACTCGGGTCCCGCCGACTCCGGCACGCGCTTCGACACGCTGTGGGCGTACGACAAGTCGCAGAAGGTCGACCTCGTCGACGAGCACTACTACAACGACCCGACGTGGTTCCTGACGCACAACTCCCGTTACGACTCGTACGACCGGACCGGTCCGCACGTGTTCCTCGGCGAGTACGCGTCGAAGGGCAACACGCAGTACAACGCCGTCAGCGAGGCCGCGTACATGACGGGTCTGGAGCGCAACTCGGATGTCGTCGACCTCGCGTCGTACGCGCCGCTGTTCGCCAACGTCGACAACGTGCAGTGGGCCCCCGACGCCATCTGGTACGACAACACGACGTCGTGGGTGAGTCCGGACTACTGGGTGCAGCAGATGTTCTCGACGAACAAGGGCGATGAGATCGTGCCCTCGACGCAGACCGGGGGGCTCCTGTCGAACCCGCCGATCTCGGGCGGCGTGTTCCTGTCGACCTGGAACACGGCGGCGAGGTTCGACAACGTCAAGGTCACGGGGGCCGACGGATCGACGTTCTTCAGCGACGGCTTCGCGGACGCGAGCAAATGGCAGCGGCAGAGCGGCACGTGGAGCGCCACGGGAGGTGTCTACGCGCAGACGGCGACCAACGTCACCGACGCACGCAGTATCGTGACCGGCGCCTACGGCAAGGACTGGACGGACTACTCGTTCGAGGTCGACGCGACCAAGACGGCGGGCTCGGAGGGCTTCCTCCTCGGCTTCGGCGCCACCGGCTCGAACAGCTTCTACTGGTGGAACCTCGGCGGCTGGGGGAACACCCGCATGGCGCTGCAGAAGGCCACCGGCGGCAGCGCGAACGAGGTCGCGGCGAAGGAGGGCGTGTCGGTCACGACCGGCAAGACCTACCACCTGAAGGTGCAGATCACGGGCCGGAAGATCCAGCTGTTCCAGGACGGCGTGCTGATGATCTCCTACGACGACGCCAGCACCCAGCAGGAGCTGTTCAACGTCGTCTCGCGCGACTCGGCCACCGGCGACATCGTCGTCAAGATGGTCAACGCGTCCGACCGCACGCAGTCGACGACCGTGAACCTCAACGGCGTCAAGGTGCGCGACACGGGCACCCAGACGGTGCTCGCGGCCGCCAAGTCGGCGACCAACAGCAAGGCGGCCCCGAGCGCGGTGGCACCGGTGACCCAGACGGTCACGGGTCTGTCCGACTCCTCGGTGCACGACCTGGCCCCGTGGTCGGTCACGTTCCTGCGGATGCACACCGTGGACTCCGTCCCGCCGGTGATCACCCTCGGAGCGCTGCCGGCGCAGGCGGGCAACGGCTGGTGGGCGCCCGGCACGACGGTGACGGCATCCGCCGCCGACAACCGCAACGCGCTCGCCTCCTTCGAATATCGCATCGACGGCGGCGACTGGACGGCCGCCCAGAGCGCCTCCGCGGCCGCGGCGGCCCTCACGGGTCACGGTGCGCACACGGTGGAGTTCCGGGCGACGGATGCCGACGGCAATGCGGCGACCACGCGGCCGACGACGCTGCAGATCGACGGGCAGGGGCCGCTCACGCGAGCGGACCTCGATGCCGCCGCGCGCACCGTCGCGCTGACCGCGGTCGACGGCGAGTCGGGGGTCGATCGCAGCGAGTACCGGATCGGGGATGCCGCGTGGCAGACGTACTCGGGTCCGTTCGCGATCGGCGACCAGGCGGCATCCATCGCCTACCGCTCGGTGGACGAGGCGGGCAACGTCGAGGCGTTCAGCACGCTCGAGGTCGCCGCGAAGGGCGCGCCGCTCGCGGCGTCCACGAGCGAGGCCACGGTCGCGTCCACCACCGTGGACGCCGGGTCGAACGTCCCGATCGCGATCCGTGTGACCGCGGCGCACCGGGTCACCGGCACGGTCGCCGTCAGCGAAGGAGACCGCGTGAACGACACGGCAATCCTCGACGACGGCGTGGCGCTGCTGACCGTCCCGCGCATCGCGAAGGGCACGCACACCTTCACCGTGGCCTACTCGGGCAACGGGGAGGTCGGCGCATCCACCGCCACGGTGACGATCACGGCGAAGCCCCGCACGGCATCGCTCTCGGTCGACGTGGCCGACCGCAAGGTGCCGATCGCGACCAGCCAGGTCGTGACGATCACCGGCCCGGACGACGCGACCGGCGATGTGCGGGCGACCGTCACGCGCGGCAGCACGGTCGTGGCCGTCGTCACGGCGGCCTTCGACCACGGCACGGCGCGCATCGTCATCCCGGCGGAGGCGCTCATGTCCAAGGGCGGGTACAGCGTCGCGGTCGCCTACGACGGCGACGACGTGTACGCCCCCGCCCGACTCCGTGCCGACTTCACGGTGGTGAAGGCCTCGTGA